The genomic segment CCAACCACAAACCAGAGATAGTCATTCACCAGGCAGCCCATGCGAATGTCACGGAATCTGTGCGCAATCCTCTGTACAACGCAGAGGTAAACATACTGGGCACACTTAATTTGCTTGAATGCTGCGTCAGACATGAAGTTGAGCGCATAGTCTTTGCAAGTACCGGAGGGGCCCTCTACGGCGAGGCCTGCTATATCCCCGCAGACGAGGCGCACCCGGTCGACCCTGTTTCCCCCTATGGGGTGAGCAAATATGCTGTTGAGCATTACCTGTATATGTACCGACAGGTGCACGGGCTGGACTACGTAACTCTTCGCTATCCAAACGTTTACGGTCCGAGACAGGACCCTCACGGAGAGGCGGGCGTGGTCGCTATTTTCGCTCTCAAGCTTCTTAAGGGCGAACAGCCAATCATCTACGGTGATGGCACCAAGACACGGGACTATTGCTACGTGAGCGACATTGTAGACGCCAACATTCTCGCCCTAAACGGCCCCAGCGGAGGAATATACAATTTGGGCAGGGGCATTGAGGTAAGCGACCTGGAAATTTTTGAAACGGTGCGGGATGCAGTTGGAGTGGATATTGAGCCTATCTTCGCACCCGTACGCCCAGGCGAAGTCAACCATATCGCTCTGGACGCGCGCAAAGCCGAGCGAGAACTTGGCTGGCGCTGGAAGGTTGACCTAGTCGAGGGAGTAAACCAAACAGTGCAGTACTATCGACAATTGATTAACGGGGAGACGCAGTGAGCAAGAAAGAGCGCCGGGAACCTGACCAGCACGAAACGACAGTGGACGAAGAACAACAGCAACCACAACAGCCACAGCAAACGGCTGAGCCTGAGCGCAGTGAGCGCCAAGAGGGAGATTCCGTGGCTGCGCTCAAAGCTATCTTGTCCAAGGTGTCAGCTCTGCTTAAGCCTCTTCAGTTAACCCCGGAGGAGTCAATCAAGTTAGTGGAAGACCTGTACGCGAGTGTCCTGGCGATGGATCTCCAGCTCGCCGGGGAAACCGACGACAAGCGCAAGGCCTCTGTGCTTGCCCACATTGAGAATACTTCCATAACAAGAGAAGACGGGCGCATTGTCGTGACCTTCCCAACTGCCGCCACGAGTGCTGCCGGCCAGGCAGAGGCGTCGCAGGCAGAGGCGTCGCAGGCAGAGGCGGTGCAGGCAGATAGCGTCTCCCCCGATGGTAGCTCTCCTGCGAGCTCAGGGCCCAACCCACCTAAGGGCGAACAGTCGCAGGGATAAGAGAACAGCAGATCATACCGTATGGGAGAAAACGGGGGCGCCGCGGCAAACCGGCCGCGGCGCCCCCACCCCTCTAAGCCCTCTCAACTCTTCTAGACTTCCAAGACCCTGCGAGCTTACCCCCGGGCCCCCTCAAGTGCACGCTGACATGCGCATTCCGGCGCAAGCGACAAGCGCGGAATTACTTTGAACAACAACTCCCGCAGGCGCTCGTTGTTGGCCTGAAATACTTGGAGAACGTCATGGTGCGTAACGGCCTGCACAGACGGGTCATCGGCCAACCCTACATCGTAATCCGTAACCAGGGCCACGCTGGCGTAGCACATCTCGAGCTCTCGGGCCAAGTAGGCCTCCGGGTAGCCAGTCATGTTGATCACGTCCCACCCCATCGAGCTAAACCACTTGCTCTCCGCGCGTGTCGAAAACCGAGGCCCTTGTATTACAACCACCGTTCCGCCATCATGCACCGTAACCCCTATTTCACGAGCGGTGTCGACCAAGACTCGCCGTAGGTCGGGGCAGTACGGATCGGCCGAGGAGACGTGAGTGGTAATCGGTCCGTCATAGAAGGTGTCCCGCCGACCCCAGGTTCGATCAACAAACTGATCGACAACCACAAAATGGCCGGGAGCAATTTCCTTCTTTAGGCTTCCGGAGGCACAAGGCCCAATGATTCGCTTGACTCCAAGCTGCTTCATCCCCCACACATTTGCGCGGTAGTTGATCATATGCGGAGGGAATTGGTGCCGTCGGCCGTGGCGCGGCAGAAAAGCCACTCTTACCCCTCCAATAGCGCCAAGGAAGTAGCTATCGCTTGGATGTCCATACGGGGTCTCGATGGTTACCTCTTCCACCTCGTCAAGAAACGAGTAAAAACCCGATCCGCCAAATACACCGATATCAGCTCTTGCCTCCATGCTCATCCTTTCGTCTCTGTATTGTCAGCCTTGTCCTCCGAAGCGTTTTCCTTTTCTTCCGTGCGCTCGCCCGCTTGCTTTTCGACCACAGCCGCGTAAGCCAACTGCAGCTGAGCCAAGACGTGACGACGAGGAACAGTCTCCTCCCTAGAACACACTCTCTCAACTACCTCAAGAAGGCTCTTGTACGCGTCAATCGCCAGCTGAGCCTCTTGCAGATTAATGGCCTTCCCTTGTGTATCCCCAACAATCCCCAGACGCAGCAAGGCTAGATCCGAAAGTGAGTGCATCATTAGAAACAGGTGATCGCTCACGGGCAGACCGCGAATCTTCTCTTCGAAGGTCTCCTTCTTTTCTTCCTCCTGCTGCATAGCGTGTTGCCACCTCCTCGCTAGCCCTGTCTTTGTCGCAGCTTAGGATAATGCCCGCTGTTAGAATGTTCTACGGAGAACGTAGGCCAAAACGACGGGAAAGCCGCACGCGGTTGAACCTAAAGTCGCCACCAGAACAACCTGGTTTTGACCCCGACGCCACATTAGTGGACCGAGCCCGTCGGGGAGATAGAGACGCCACCGCCGAACTCTATCGGCAGTATGAGCGCCAAGCCTACAACCTAGCCCTTCGCTTGTTGGGAAACTCGTGGGACGCAGCTGACGTTACCCAGGAGGCCTTTATAAAAGCCTTCCGAAGCCTTGAGCACTTTAAAGGAGAAGCTCGTTTTAGCACGTGGTTACACCGAATCGTAGTGAATGCGGCATACGACCATTTGCGGCGCCAGAGGCCGGAGCCTGCCGACGCAGAGATGATGGAACAGCTAACGCGACCGGCGAGTGGGACGCACGTTGTCGGGGGCGAGAACTTAAGAGACCTTGAAGAAGCGAGCGACGAGCTCTCCCCGCCCGTAAAACAAGCCTTGCTGGCGCTGGCCCCCGGATTCCGCCTCGCCGTCGTTCTTTGTGACTTGCTTGGTTTTTCTTATGCCGAGGCTGCTGAGATATTGGGAGTCCGGGAAGGCACCATTAAGTCGCGCATTTTCCGAGCGCGCGAAGCTCTGGCAGCGGCTCTTAGGGAAGCAGGTTTTGAGGAGACCGGATAACAGCCGCTCGACATATAGTTCGCTGGGAAACCAGAAACCGCCCGCGGGCGTCAAATTGACAGGCAAAGCAGAGGAAGTACGGTGACTTTCGAAAAGAACAACCGAGACAAGGAGCGCAAGAGCGAGGCAAAGGCTCACATTTTGCCCGAAGAGCATGTTGACCAGTGGCAAGAGGTTGCCGTCGATTACCTCGACGGACGCCTCGACCCAGCTACTACGGCAGATGTGGAGGCTCACCTGCTTTCGTGTCCGGACTGCGCACGTCGCCTGGATGAGCAGCGCAGATTGGTCAACCGACTTCGGCAAGTGCCTGCTGCAGAGCCGCCTGTCTGGCTGGAGGAGGCCGTCCTTAAGCAGGTTCTGCTAACACCGGCGCTTGAACAACAGGTCAAACCTGCACGGGCAAAGGAGCCCGCCTGGACTCGTTTTTGGAGAGGGACCCTTCGGCCGTGGGCTCCAGCTGCCATAGCGGTGGCCGCTATTCTCGTGGGCATCGTGAGCTACGGGATCCTGCAAGGGACGGCTCAGGAAACAGTCTCTCGCTTTGCGCAGGAGGCCGCGCCTTCGGGGTCAGAGCAAGTAGCGTCCTCGCTGGCGGTCTCCCAAAGCGACCAGGCGGCTGGAACCAGCATCAAAGCAGCGGCACCAGGAACTTCCGGGCAGGAAGACACCTCTGCCGGAATTCTCGCAGGTCAGGAACCGCAAGTAACTACCACGGCTGTCGCGGCCACAGCAACCGCCTCGAGCTTGTCCACCGATGCGACCTCAGCATCCGTGTCGGCCCCAACCATGTACACGACCGAAGAGCCGAGAGTCGACAAGGTGACTGTAGAAAACAAGAGCCGGATCGTCGAGACACTTCAGTTAGCCGACATCCCTGCGCACTTTGTCTACACGAGCACCTCTCTTGAAGAAACAGCAATCCAGCGCAAAGCCTGGGCCGTGGCGACGCAGTTTTCCAGCCTAACCGGTCTTGAGCCGCTTGCGGTCTCGCTTTCCCCCAGCGGACCCACTCTGGCGGCATATCTTCCTAGGGACGACGCGGCGCCGTTTGTCGACCTGCTGCTTTCCATTGGAGCCTCGCTTGAGCTATCACTCAGCTTGGAGTTTCAACCCCCAGAAACCCAGAGCGAAGCCTACAACACCATAATGGAGCATAAGGCTGACCTGGCAGAGCTTGTGGCGCGACGTGCTCCCTCGCCTGGAATCTCGGGATGGACGTTTACTACCTCAACTTCAATAGCCCCCGAGCAGCGTCAGGCCGACGCCCTCGTGATTATCTTTGTAAGGCAATAAGAGCATGTAGTCGGGGTGCCGGGATTTGAACCCGGGACCTCATCGTCCCGAACGATGCGCGCTACCAGGCTGCGCTACACCCCGCAGCCGATCACCCTCACCAGCGACCAGCTAACAGTGCGCTATTGTATACCATGGCGGTGCCTGAAGTGAGAGTCATTTACAGAAACGACTAAACGGGCAGGCCGCACACTGTGGGCCAGTATTGGGCAGATATTTCCCTTCCTTTATCTCCGAGAGCACCCGAGAGAGCTGTTCCTCAAGCTCGTCAGTCTGGCCAGGGTTGTAGGTACTGACTACTGGGTCACACGCCTGCTCGAGAAACAAAAAGATCATCTTCACCTGCGGAGCCCCTGCTTTGAGAGCAGCAAGCGAATAGATGGTTCCCTGCATCTCGTAGTGTTCCATCAGGTCAAAAGACGACCGGCCGTCAAGACGGTTCGTCTTGTAATCCACTACATACCAGCAATCCGAGCTACGGCCCAAAAGATCGATAACTCCCGAAACAAGAATTCCTTCGTGCTCAAAGGCAAACGGAGCTTCTCGCGAGCAAGGGAGGCCAGCCACCCACTCCCGCACTGGTGACTCCCAGAACGCACGGGTAAGCACAAACGCTCTTTCAACGTCGCTTTCGCCAACCGGGCCGCCAAACTGCGAAAGCCAGGCCCGCACTGCTTCTTCCATCAGGTCCAGAGGGGGTGGCGCAGCTTGGTCCCCGAACCGCTGCAGGAGCGCGTGCACCAATAACCCTGTGGCCACGCCAGACTGACTTTCCAGTCTGTCTGCGCGATCATCCGGCGCCAGCACACTACTTTCGTCTCGCTCAACGAGGGAAGCAGAGACCTGCTGTAGCCCCGCAAGCCCGAGCACGCGCTCAAGATAGAACCATCGAGGACAAGTTTGATAAAGGGCAAGAGCAGAGAAGCTTATCTGGCGGGGGTGCACAACTTCTGGCACCGGCTCAAGCATGAGTGGAACCTCTACTCTGTCAGCAGCCTTCGCCTCACCCTGAACATGAGCAGAATCGCTCACACCTGCTGGCTCCACCTGCCGCACCAGCGCTATACGCACAGGCGGATCTTCCAACACCAACGGTTCTGTGAGGTCATCTAAGCCACTAACCCCGAGAGCTTCCAAAACGCCTTGGATGCGTCCTCTCCTTCTACCACCGGTGTCTACCGCGCCCACCAATATGAGGTGTTCCTTGGCCCGAGTCATCGCCACGTAAAGCAGGCGTATGTCCTCCTCAGCTTCCCGTTGCCTGTTGTCGTCCTCTATTTCTGCGCCCGGGCCCCAGCAGGGGTCGCATGGTTCATTCTTGTCGTTGTGGGCCTTCCGCTTGAAGACAGCCATGCGGCCATCATCACCAACAGCAAAGCACCCGGCACGCTGTCGGCGGCGGGTAGAGCCCAAACCCCCCACTACAACGCAAGGAAACTCGAGACCCTTTGCCTGATGCACTGTACTTACTTGGATAACGTTCTCGCCCTTGCCCAGAGTGGGCGCCTCAGGCTCTTTGTCTTCGGTCTCCGCCCGAGCTTTGAGCACCATCACAAACCCAGCAAGGTCTGGGCCCTCCAGCGACTCATACTCATCAGCGATGCGCATCAGCTTGCGGAGGTTCGCAAAGCGTCGCTTGCCGTCGCGACCCGCAAGCAAGTAAAGGTCGTAGTCAAAGACGTTAACGATTTGTTCTATCAGACTGGCGATGCTAACTCGGGCAACTCGGCTTCTAAGCTCGTGGTAGCGTTCCACCAGAACGGCCAAGCGTTTAGCGTCCTCTTCAGGCAATCCACACGCGCTGCCGTCTATGGCCAACGCAGATACCAGACTCCACAGGGACACGGGTTCGCCAGCGTCCTTCCTTGCGCTCGCACGCTCATGACCCAAGAGAAACAGGGCATCATCCGTCAAACCCACCAAAGGCGAGCGAAGGACCGCGGCTAAGGCTAGATCATCATGGCAGTTCACAAGAAGCCGGAGAAAGCAGACCATGTCTAGTATTTCCGGCCGCGAATAAAAACGTCTTCCGCGGGTGACATAGACGGGCAATCCCCGAGCCAGCAGAGCCTGCTGGTAGACCTCAACGCTGGTGTAAGCAGGCAAGAGCACCGCTATGTCAGCGTACTGCCACCCCTCCTGCGTCACCAACTCCTCTACCCGTTGAGCGATGACTTGGGCCT from the Thermoleophilia bacterium genome contains:
- a CDS encoding NAD-dependent epimerase/dehydratase family protein; its protein translation is MRILVTGGAGFIGSHICDRLLSLGQTVSVVDNLSTGKQHHVPEGVDFYEMDIRDPDLDKIFANHKPEIVIHQAAHANVTESVRNPLYNAEVNILGTLNLLECCVRHEVERIVFASTGGALYGEACYIPADEAHPVDPVSPYGVSKYAVEHYLYMYRQVHGLDYVTLRYPNVYGPRQDPHGEAGVVAIFALKLLKGEQPIIYGDGTKTRDYCYVSDIVDANILALNGPSGGIYNLGRGIEVSDLEIFETVRDAVGVDIEPIFAPVRPGEVNHIALDARKAERELGWRWKVDLVEGVNQTVQYYRQLINGETQ
- a CDS encoding S-methyl-5'-thioadenosine phosphorylase, with translation MEARADIGVFGGSGFYSFLDEVEEVTIETPYGHPSDSYFLGAIGGVRVAFLPRHGRRHQFPPHMINYRANVWGMKQLGVKRIIGPCASGSLKKEIAPGHFVVVDQFVDRTWGRRDTFYDGPITTHVSSADPYCPDLRRVLVDTAREIGVTVHDGGTVVVIQGPRFSTRAESKWFSSMGWDVINMTGYPEAYLARELEMCYASVALVTDYDVGLADDPSVQAVTHHDVLQVFQANNERLRELLFKVIPRLSLAPECACQRALEGARG
- a CDS encoding DUF1844 domain-containing protein, which translates into the protein MQQEEEKKETFEEKIRGLPVSDHLFLMMHSLSDLALLRLGIVGDTQGKAINLQEAQLAIDAYKSLLEVVERVCSREETVPRRHVLAQLQLAYAAVVEKQAGERTEEKENASEDKADNTETKG
- a CDS encoding sigma-70 family RNA polymerase sigma factor gives rise to the protein MNLKSPPEQPGFDPDATLVDRARRGDRDATAELYRQYERQAYNLALRLLGNSWDAADVTQEAFIKAFRSLEHFKGEARFSTWLHRIVVNAAYDHLRRQRPEPADAEMMEQLTRPASGTHVVGGENLRDLEEASDELSPPVKQALLALAPGFRLAVVLCDLLGFSYAEAAEILGVREGTIKSRIFRAREALAAALREAGFEETG
- a CDS encoding anti-sigma factor, with the translated sequence MTFEKNNRDKERKSEAKAHILPEEHVDQWQEVAVDYLDGRLDPATTADVEAHLLSCPDCARRLDEQRRLVNRLRQVPAAEPPVWLEEAVLKQVLLTPALEQQVKPARAKEPAWTRFWRGTLRPWAPAAIAVAAILVGIVSYGILQGTAQETVSRFAQEAAPSGSEQVASSLAVSQSDQAAGTSIKAAAPGTSGQEDTSAGILAGQEPQVTTTAVAATATASSLSTDATSASVSAPTMYTTEEPRVDKVTVENKSRIVETLQLADIPAHFVYTSTSLEETAIQRKAWAVATQFSSLTGLEPLAVSLSPSGPTLAAYLPRDDAAPFVDLLLSIGASLELSLSLEFQPPETQSEAYNTIMEHKADLAELVARRAPSPGISGWTFTTSTSIAPEQRQADALVIIFVRQ
- a CDS encoding UvrD-helicase domain-containing protein, with translation MITEAVAGQLSKAQRKALLAPHSRLLVSAGAGSGKTRLLVAHLVRALAEDGISPEKLVAVTFTRAAAAEIAARARQELVKLGRHDLARDLDAATIGTIHSLCHKLVREYALILEVDPHWSVADEQGAAVLKERAQRAAWDQLVAEADQETLDLLAREAHVFEREAPYLYDRLRTLGNESPKLVFPSQTNISDAKARLAAALEEALSLQQAAREGSYLAKDLATLRECLSWLAEPPHQEDPDDALITAGRFYPSRRTPSAEHFFGPVREALFVYRCALAQHSLQPVVEVMNRFLGHLHEHYQALKRTRGVLDFNDLELYARRLVELVNQGAVPGPLLPGGVVLVDEFQDTNELQCGILEGLGASRIILVGDERQSIYRFRGADVTVFRRRRRLFEMGDSGGDDQAVVTLDENYRSTAQILAFVNKVFSSPGFFGANSGDESDYVPLRRPNEADVDKVGRPVEILLASRLANGGSEIESEEEGVQSLSIQEAEAQVIAQRVEELVTQEGWQYADIAVLLPAYTSVEVYQQALLARGLPVYVTRGRRFYSRPEILDMVCFLRLLVNCHDDLALAAVLRSPLVGLTDDALFLLGHERASARKDAGEPVSLWSLVSALAIDGSACGLPEEDAKRLAVLVERYHELRSRVARVSIASLIEQIVNVFDYDLYLLAGRDGKRRFANLRKLMRIADEYESLEGPDLAGFVMVLKARAETEDKEPEAPTLGKGENVIQVSTVHQAKGLEFPCVVVGGLGSTRRRQRAGCFAVGDDGRMAVFKRKAHNDKNEPCDPCWGPGAEIEDDNRQREAEEDIRLLYVAMTRAKEHLILVGAVDTGGRRRGRIQGVLEALGVSGLDDLTEPLVLEDPPVRIALVRQVEPAGVSDSAHVQGEAKAADRVEVPLMLEPVPEVVHPRQISFSALALYQTCPRWFYLERVLGLAGLQQVSASLVERDESSVLAPDDRADRLESQSGVATGLLVHALLQRFGDQAAPPPLDLMEEAVRAWLSQFGGPVGESDVERAFVLTRAFWESPVREWVAGLPCSREAPFAFEHEGILVSGVIDLLGRSSDCWYVVDYKTNRLDGRSSFDLMEHYEMQGTIYSLAALKAGAPQVKMIFLFLEQACDPVVSTYNPGQTDELEEQLSRVLSEIKEGKYLPNTGPQCAACPFSRFCK